Below is a genomic region from Roseovarius arcticus.
GACCATCCCATCGCTGCCAAGTTCGGCATTGTGAGCTATGCCTCGATCCCGATTCACCGCAGCGATGGGAGCTTCTTCGGAACACTTTGCGCGATCGACACGGAGCCCCGCGACGTTAAACACCCGCGCGCGGTTGCCATGCTGGAGATGTTTGCGAATGTCATTGGCCAGAGCCTAGAGACAGAGGAGCGACTGGAAGCACAGGAACAATTAGTAGCGCAGGAGCGCGAGTTGGCCCGTATTCAAGAAGAGTTCGTGGCTGTCCTCGGCCATGATCTGCGCAACCCCGTGGCGGCGCTCGATGCCGGGTTTAGGCAACTGGACAAGGAGCCATTGACCGACAGGGCGCGAGAAATCCTGCCTTTAATGCGATCTTCGCTGCATCGCATGAATGACCTGATCGAGAACATCATGATGCACGCTAAGGCACGGCTCGGAGGTGGCATCCGTATTTCCGCCACGCCGGAGGCGCCGCTGGCCGAGGCCATTACCCAGATCGTCGAGGAGATCCGCGTGGCATCTCCGGAGCACAAGATCCTACTTGATCTGTCTTTCGACCGGCCAGTCAGCTGCGATGCGCCCCGCGTCGCGCAGGCGATCTCAAATCTGTTGTCGAACGCCGTTCGCTACGGGACACTTGGCGCGCCGATCAAGGTGCAGGGTCTGATCAGCGAGTGCAGCATAGAGATCAGCGTGGCCAATCAAGGCGAGGCCGTGCCCAACGAACTGCGGGGAAACTTGTTCCACCCGTTTCAGCGCGGCGCTTGTGCGAATGGAGAGGGCCTGGGGCTCGGCCTTTACATCGCTTCCTGCATCGCAGTCGCCCATGGTGGTGAAATCGAAGTGATCTGCGAGAGCGGGACCACTACGTTCGCTTTCAAGGTGCCTGTGCTGGTAGCGGCCGCCTGATAAGGTCCGTTTCGTCATGCACGTAGACGTCGCCTTTCGGGATCGTAGACAGGAGTTTGAACGACCTGCGCCTTGATGCGTTTCTGGTGTCCGTCCAGCTTGCCAACTTCAACTGAGGTTCCGGTATCGGCATGAGATTTATCAATTCGGCAGAGGGCGAGGTTCTTGTCCAATAGCGGGGACCGCGCGGCGCTTGTGATCACCCCGATCCGAGCACGTCCTTGATAGACTGCGTCACCATGCACGGCCATCTCATTGCCAGCCAGTTCCAGTGCAACAAGGCTATGCCACCCATCCGTCTTTCGTCGCTCCAACGCGGCGCGTCCGATAAAATTCGAATTTTTGGATTTCAGCGGAACAGTAAACCCGATGCCGGCCTCAAAGGGGTCAATGGTATCGTCGAACTCATGGTGCCCCATGACCAGACCCGCCTCCACGCGGAGCATCTCGAGCGCGTCGAACCCGCAAGGCATGATCCCAAACGCGTCGCCTGCGTCAGCGATAGCATCCCAAAGCGTGACGGCGTTATGGGGGCTGCAAAAAACCTCATACCCCAACTCGCCGGTATAGCCGGTGCGCGATACCACGATGGGCACGCCGTCAAAGCCGTACAGTCTGGCAGTGGAAAACCGAAAACATCCAAGTTGCTCCAACG
It encodes:
- a CDS encoding GAF domain-containing sensor histidine kinase; the protein is MNDKTLRQAVIQDHTAFLAGEHDFQSDIQMLAGSDLVGTILETVMLATNMRFAAVARVTADRWVACRTVDEVNFGLVEGDEIEIQSTFCQSVRETSKKVLFNDTATDDVYGDHPIAAKFGIVSYASIPIHRSDGSFFGTLCAIDTEPRDVKHPRAVAMLEMFANVIGQSLETEERLEAQEQLVAQERELARIQEEFVAVLGHDLRNPVAALDAGFRQLDKEPLTDRAREILPLMRSSLHRMNDLIENIMMHAKARLGGGIRISATPEAPLAEAITQIVEEIRVASPEHKILLDLSFDRPVSCDAPRVAQAISNLLSNAVRYGTLGAPIKVQGLISECSIEISVANQGEAVPNELRGNLFHPFQRGACANGEGLGLGLYIASCIAVAHGGEIEVICESGTTTFAFKVPVLVAAA